Part of the Micromonospora sp. WMMA1363 genome, GAAGCCGTGGTTACGGGCTTCTCGGGCCACCTCGCACAGTGACGAGGTACGCGATTGCAGGTCGGCCGCCTTGCCGTAGAGGTGCTGGCTGTTCGACACACCGCCGACCTGCCGGTTGCAGGCGATGTCGCGAAAGCCACTGGTCACGTAGAGCGGCTTGTCACCAAGGCTGCGCCGCAGCGCCTCCAGCTTCCACATCGTACGTACTGCGGCTTCCCGGGTGGCGCTCGCGGACAGCGGCCCACCGCTCCACCCGCCCTTGCCACACCCGTTGTCCAACTCGCTGTAGCTGAAGTGCTGCGGGGTGCAGTCATCGTCTTGCAGGCTATAGATCTTGGCGAACGTCTGCGGACCGGCGATGCCGTCAACCCGCAGGCCGTACGCGGACTGGAAGCGCCGGACCGCGGCGGCCGTCTCGGGGCCATAGATGCCATCGATATGGACGATGTTTCGGTAGGCGGCCCAACCCGCCACCCGGATCTGCAACTGCCGGACGTCGTTGCCGGAGCGTCCCTGCTTAAGGGTTCTTGTCCAGGTGTAGCAGCCGTCGGCGTGGGCCGCCGGCGCGGCGACCACCGTGGCGACCGCCGTGCCGGGCAATGCCAGCACGAACGCGACGACCATCCGTTTCAGAGCATAGAAATACATCGAAGTCCTTCGGTAGAGAGCGAATCAGGCGTATGCAGGTCATCAACCGAAGTGACCTGTGCACCTCACTTTCACGGCCGTCGGGAAGCTCATGAGAAAAAATTAGGATTTTTTTTCCACATTCACCCTACTGGGCGGCCGACATGAATACGAATGTATTAGTAATACATTCGTATTCACGAACGCGCAGCATATTCGCCACTTTCGCCTCTAGGTTTAGTTGCGAGAATCCCGGATAAAGGCTCTACGAAATTAGCGGGGGTTGAGGTGTCCTCGGGTTTGTCGGGTGGTGGCTGTCGGTTCTCAGCTGAAGTGGCGAGCGGGCGGCGCGATGGCGAACCGGGTGGCGAACACCGGCCGGTGTCTCAGCGAAAGTGGCGGAGACCCTGCTCCGGCGGCCCGCCGGACGCTCGCGGCACGGAAATCCGCCAGATCAGATGAGAAGCCGGCCCGACTCGTCGACGGGCTCGCATGTGGCGAAGGGCAGGTCAGCGCGATGACGGACCGACAGATTGAACGAGAAGCGACAGTGGCGCAGCGGGTGCGTAGTCGCTGGTTGACGGGGTTGCGGAAGCCGTAGGCGTCGCGGGCGACGGTTTTGATCACTCGGTTGGTGCCTTCGGAGCCAGCGTTGGTGATGCCGGTGTGGAGGAAGGCGAGGATCTGGGGCCACCAGGTCTGCACGGTGGTTGCCAGGCGGGCGAGTTCGGGCAGATCGGCGTGGGCGCAGCGGCGGTAGAAGCGGTAGAGCAGCTCGGCGACGCGTTCGCGATTGGGGTTGACGGGCCAGCGCGAGCAGGTCGAGCAGGTCTTCCTTGGCGTTCCAGGCGGCCAGGATCGGCGCCCCGATGCGTGCCGGCAGCGCGGCCAGTTCGGCTTCGAGGTCGTCGACATGCTCGGCGCGCATACGGGCGGCCGATCGGGTCAGCCGGTTGCGCAGTTCCCACTCGCGGTTGCCTTTGCGTCCGCGTCGGCCGCGGACCTGCACGGTGACCCGGCGGCGGACCCCGGTGACGGTGGCGTTGGCCAACTGCACGAGGTGGAAGTGGTCGACGACGAGTTGGGCGTGCGGCAGGACCCGCTCGATGGCGGACTTGAAGATCGTGCACATGTCGATCGCGA contains:
- a CDS encoding D-Ala-D-Ala carboxypeptidase family metallohydrolase, whose product is MYFYALKRMVVAFVLALPGTAVATVVAAPAAHADGCYTWTRTLKQGRSGNDVRQLQIRVAGWAAYRNIVHIDGIYGPETAAAVRRFQSAYGLRVDGIAGPQTFAKIYSLQDDDCTPQHFSYSELDNGCGKGGWSGGPLSASATREAAVRTMWKLEALRRSLGDKPLYVTSGFRDIACNRQVGGVSNSQHLYGKAADLQSRTSSLCEVAREARNHGFSGILGPGYPNHNDHVHVDSRRENNSDNRPNTTDWSAPACGVG
- a CDS encoding transposase, which gives rise to MSTTSKPNWPRCRHASGRRSWPPGTPRKTCSTCSRWPVNPNRERVAELLYRFYRRCAHADLPELARLATTVQTWWPQILAFLHTGITNAGSEGTNRVIKTVARDAYGFRNPVNQRLRTRCATVASRSICRSVIALTCPSPHASPSTSRAGFSSDLADFRAASVRRAAGAGSPPLSLRHRPVFATRFAIAPPARHFS